In Silene latifolia isolate original U9 population chromosome X, ASM4854445v1, whole genome shotgun sequence, the following proteins share a genomic window:
- the LOC141617674 gene encoding uncharacterized protein LOC141617674: MRHILDAYCEASGQKINDAKSGILFSPSMRLNQTRKCLRVVNIWQNKGIGKYLGIPMEFQGSGKGTQWCSRNFLSLPKSAGGVGMRNIECLNQALLAKQAWRIVLGQDSIFCKGVRSLLYGVDLLSQNVSWKPGIESNLNIWNTCWVNGETPGPSAEALQLENAGLKDLSIKDLRREDGGWNERRVSAFGPVQTWVFALIVLPPWILGSGLSTGPHIWMFYGIWRSTVDIILKARDMGDRGDVASKDIGRGCDSLVREVRDRQPFYVIGGATSCISVKVMVDVGWKSVRNSAIGWIAYAHDGASLFTRSVKINAQYTLKAEALRLKDVLGWARKQGILHLEVSSDCLQLLLQLTRNEMAHHCTKGILDDMGLYFPYFHCLCFTFIPRRFNKIAHDLAMRAMSK, from the exons ATGAGGCATATTTTGGATGCGTATTGTGAAGCATCTGGACAAAAGATTAATGACGCAAAATCTGGAATTCTTTTTAGTCCAAGTATGAGGTTGAATCAGACTAGGAAGTGTCTTCGGGTCGTTAATATTTGGCAAAACAAAGGGATTGGTAAGTACCTTGGAATCCCAATGGAATTTCAGGG GTCTGGAAAGGGTACTCAGTGGTGTAGTAGAAATTTTCTGAGTTTGCCGAAGAGTGCTGGAGGGGTCGGAATGCGTAATATAGAATGTCTGAATCAAGCTTTGCTGGCTAAGCAGGCCTGGAGGATTGTGTTAGGTCAGGACTCTATCTTTTGTAAG GGGGTGAGAAGTCTTCTCTATGGTGTTGACCTTTTATCTCAAAATGTCTCTTGGAAGCCAGGGATAGAATCTAACCTCAATATTTGGAATACTTGTTGGGTGAATGGTGAAACGCCGGGGCCGAGTGCTGAAGCTCTACAACTAGAAAATGCTGGTTTAAAAGATCTGTCGATTAAAGATCTTCGTCGTGAGGATGGCGGTTGGAATGAGAGGCGGGTTAG CGCATTTGGACCTGTTCAGACTTGGGTATTCGCGTTAATTGTGCTCCCTCCATGGATATTGGGGAGTGGATTATCAACTGGGCCACATATCTGG ATGTTTTATGGTATATGGAGAAGCACAGTGGATATAATCTTAAAGGCACGGGATATGGGAGATAGAGGAGATGTGGCAAGTAAGGATATAGGGAGGGGTTGTGATTCTTTGGTCCGGGAGGTACGTGATCGACAACCCTTTTATGTGATCGGTGGAGCAACATCGTGCATTTCAGTTAAGGTAATGGTCGATGTAGGATGGAAATCTGTTAGGAATTCGGCTATTGGGTGGATTGCTTATGCCCATGATGGTGCTTCTTTATTCACTAGAAGTGTTAAAATTAATGCGCAATATACATTGAAAGCAGAAGCATTACGTCTAAAGGATGTGTTGGGTTGGGCTCGTAAACAGGGAATCCTTCATTTAGAAGTTTCTTCGGACTGCTTGCAGCTGTTACTTCAGCTGACTAGGAATGAGATGGCGCATCATTGCACTAAAGGGATCCTGGATGACATGGGTCTCTACTTCCCGtattttcattgtttatgttttaCTTTTATTCCTAGGCGTTTTAATAAGATTGCTCATGACCTCGCTATGAGGGCCATGAGTAAGTAG
- the LOC141617673 gene encoding uncharacterized protein LOC141617673 — MGSKDWFTFFLNTGLKHYPIQISDHAPIEVDFNLIRNVTKKPYKLDSWALDHEECVTEIQKAWYVNFRGSPAFWVTRKLALVRQRVKAWTLDRRQEWKQKWEVFDDRLEKGMELAIQKGKDEEYSKVDEKVRAFARAADMFWKQRAKIRWAIDGDTCTKYFFNWVKGREGRNFIHGIKGDDGNWVYDPSEVSRAFQQYFMGLYGANSLLGDTECLEVEDEIFRGVTKSLTNDDVDWLRKSFTAKEVRTAGFQMGPLKSQGPDGIPAIFFQKC, encoded by the coding sequence ATGGGGTCTAAGGATTGGTTCACGTTCTTTTTGAATACTGGGTTAAAGCATTATCCAATTCAGATATCTGATCATGCCCCAATTGAGGTGGATTTTAATCTTATAAGGAATGTGACTAAGAAACCGTACAAATTGGATTCGTGGGCACTTGATCATGAGGAGTGTGTCACAGAAATACAAAAGGCTTGGTATGTGAATTTTAGGGGTTCTCCTGCCTTTTGGGTCACTAGGAAACTAGCTTTGGTTAGGCAAAGGGTGAAAGCATGGACGCTTGATAGGAGACAGGAATGGAAACAAAAGTGGGAGGTTTTTGATGACCGTCTTGAGAAGGGGATGGAGTTAGCAATACAGAAAGGTAAAGATGAGGAATATTCTAAGGTAGATGAGAAAGTACGGGCCTTTGCTAGAGCTGCAGATATGTTTTGGAAACAGAGAGCAAAAATTCGATGGGCCATCGATGGGGATACCTGTACTAAATACTTCTTTAACTGGGTCAAAGGCAGGGAAGGGAGAAATTTCATTCATGGGATTAAAGGAGATGATGGAAATTGGGTTTATGATCCTAGTGAAGTAAGTAGAGCGTTCCAGCAATATTTTATGGGATTATATGGGGCCAATTCGTTATTGGGTGATACCGAGTGTTTGGAGGTTGAGGATGAGATTTTCCGGGGAGTAACGAAAAGTCTGACAAATGATGATGTGGATTGGTTGCGGAAATCTTTCACTGCTAAGGAAGTGAGGACCGCAGGTTTTCAAATGGGGCCCCTCAAATCTCAAGGTCCTGATGGTATCCCAGCCATTTTCTTTCAGAAATGTTGA